From the Lolium rigidum isolate FL_2022 chromosome 2, APGP_CSIRO_Lrig_0.1, whole genome shotgun sequence genome, one window contains:
- the LOC124689221 gene encoding putative homeobox-leucine zipper protein HOX26, translated as MEESLDVEEFVDTRLSLSLVIGAGSRPAPPVQALLPASPPPGNEATAAARKRKGSESGRDGSTATAGQHGKKARRVLGGSCVDDDGGFAADSGARKKLQLTADQAAVMEKSFRAHNVLSHGEKHDLARELGLKPRQVEVWFQNRRARTKLKQTELDCELLRRWCERLGDENERLRRELAELRSSSSSSAFLSRLTAAVRVNEACPSCNKLAATGSGCRPNSRD; from the exons ATGGAGGAGTCGCTTGACGTAGAGGAGTTCGTCGACACGAGGCTGTCCCTCTCCCTCGTCATCGGCGCCGGGAGCCGACCAGCACCGCCGGTGCAGGCGCTTCTGCCAGCATCGCCGCCACCTGGAAAtgaagcgacggcggcggctaggaaGAGGAAGGGATCAGAGAGCGGTAGAGATGGTTCCACTGCTACGGCAGGGCAACATGGCAAGAAGGCCAGGAGAGTGCTTGGCGGCAGCTGCGTCGACGACGACGGAGGTTTCGCGGCCGAcagcggcgcgaggaagaagctCCAGCTCACGGCGGACCAGGCGGCGGTAATGGAGAAAAGCTTCCGCGCCCACAACGTCCTGTCTCAT GGTGAGAAGCACGATTTGGCGCGGGAGCTCGGGCTGAAGCCGAGGCAGGTGGAGGTGTGGTTCCAGAACAGGAGGGCGCGGACCAAGCTGAAGCAGACGGAGCTCGACTGCGAGCTGTTGCGCCGCTGGTGCGAGCGTCTCGGCGACGAGAACGAGCGGCTCCGGCGAGAACTCGCCGAGCTGCgctcatcctcgtcgtcgtcggcctTCTTGTCCAGGCTCACGGCCGCTGTGAGGGTCAACGAAGCGTGCCCGTCCTGCAATAAGCTTGCCGCAACCGGGTCCGGGTGTCGTCCTAATAGCCGAGATTGA